The genomic window ATTCTGTTTGTTCGTTCGTTCTTGAGACGGGGATGTGGAGtaaaactgagagagagaaagacagggtgagtgtgagagagacggGTGAGAATGGGTGAGCAACCGATACATTACACTGTTACATTCTTAGTGGAAGTGAGAGGTGcagagaaaaagaggagggaaaTGTTAACGCGGAGTGGGAAATttcatggttaaaaagtttgtggAAGCCTACCACTTCCACAAACTTTGAGGAaaaaagagacaggcagacagagacagagaactATAAAGTGTTTgatagaagaaaatttgaaaatcttATAAGGTACCATGTGGTCGCAGAATGTGTGAGAAGTAACAACTCCATCTTAATCACTTTTTtgtctgaaaattatttaaaacaaattttcctgggtttttttttaccgaaaaagctTCTCCTATCCTTTTTTAAGTGCGTAGTTCCAAATAAATTGACCAGAATTGATCAGGGGAGGAGGGGGTGAAGAAATCATGAGTTTTCCAAAGTCTCTTTCATAAAATACTTCCTCCCATCATTTCCAAGTGCATggtgagaaaaaatgaaaaacccCATCAAAACAGAGAAAATACAACTTATGTGACCATCCTATTCCGAAACTCCACCGAAGTAATACTTTATCGCACAATCTATCATTGTTTCTCATAGCCTCTCCCACTAACAGCATTCAACCACACAAGCATTGTCCTATTCTATACTCTAACCATATGATACACCAACGCACTAAACATGAAAATGTGTGAGGGCTGGGCAGAActtaaaacaatgaaatttttGAGAGCCTTTTTTCACAGAATCCTGACCTTAAACgttgaaaacatatatatcatgtatatatatttctttactgcccagaaggggctaaacatagaggggacaaacaaggacagacgaagggattgagtcgattatatcgaccccagttcgaaactggtactttatttatcgaccccgaaaggatgaaaggcaaagttgacctaggcggaatttgaactcagaacgtaacgacagacgaaaatacctatttctttattacccacaaggggctaaacacagaggggacaaacaaggacagacataggtattaagtcgattacatcgaccccagtgcgtaactggtacttgatttatcgaccccgaaaggatgaaaggcaaagtcgacctcggcggaatttgaactcacaacgtaacgcagacgaaataccgctaagcatttcgcccggcgcgctaacgtgtctgctagctcgccgccttatatctgTAGAAATTGTCGAGGAATATCAATAGCAATAGTTATTTTTGCGCGCTTCGATCCAAAATCAGCCTGTTTACAAACATTTGTGATTAGCATTCTGCGACCTTGCTTCTGATAATTCCGCACCGAAATAAACTCTGACGAGCTTCCTGGTATTTTAAGCtttaaccaaacaataacaatccATTTTAATCTATTCAAACAGATGAATGCAGTCGTGAGCAACCGTCCACAGGACACTCTTGATGGTACGCCAAGCGAAAAATTACCTTCAATGTTTTCAGTTGTGCAGTCCGTTTGATAACGAGCCACGTCTCGTGCGGCTCTCTTCTCGAAAAAGGTTGCTCATGCCATAAATATTTTACTTGCAATAAGTCAGTGAAAGTATcataatttacaaaattaaacaatggcgtgggagtggctgtgtggtaagtagcttgcttaccaaccacatggttctggaatcagtactactgcgtggcaccttgggcaagtgtcttctgctatagccttgggccgaccaaagctttgtgagtggatttggtagatggaaactgaaagaagttcgtcgtatatgtgtgtgtgtgtgtgtgtgtgtgtgtgtgtgtgtgtgtgtgtgtgtgtgcgtgtgtgtgtatgtttgtgtgtctgtgtttgtcctcccctccaacatcacttgacaaccgatgctggtgtgtttacgtccccgtaacttagcggttcggcaaaaggagaccgatagaataagtactaggcttacaaagaataagtcctgggatcgatatgctcgactaaagccggtgctccagcatggccacaggaaATAAATAGAAGGATGTACCCACACATCAGGGAAATGTATATTGACCcaaaattttggatcttttcggtttgaacggcagttttttctagcggtatcatatgaaattgtcacccataattatgacccttgtatcgatctattgcatttgtaACGAACTTGATGGGTGAGTCCtcgtgcacttttggggtgcacaaagcaatcattagccgttgctttaataatccagaattccaccagtcagaaacaacaagacgcagacgtaaataatatatatactactttattctctttcttggtaacagtaacaataagtggttatctgatgtccttggttctgggcgcgcaaggctgaaagttaatcgattgtaatatttacaatgttcagccgctaaaaacagaacgggttaaagatggcgtccggaacagggaagatgaatgtggtcggcaacaatttggtgaaaaccttcggccgactgctatcagAGCTGGACAGCGAGAAAAATATACGTCCGTCGCCTTCGGTCGCTGCCGTCCCAAGTCCCCGCTGACTGCTGccagtggtcaaacgttctacgacccccttgcctcgctaactgccACGTAGACAAAAGGGttcttccggtggttcgcgcatgcgcgagagggcccttccccgcacgcgcgaaacagaaatggacggtgcgcgcgcgcgcaccgttatagggTCACTACACATttaaatctgttttagggttaggggttgggggaagggtatcttttttcttcacaaatgtaaataaacccaatctgttccttaaacgagggacatattcatacggcacagaatgttttttttacctcaatagacgtcagtgattggttgaaattgcagaaattgaagaaaaaaacaacaaatatcttacaaactatagaattttctcaagaaatccaagagaaaaagatgttttataaacacattctaccagtatacaaagtttaaaattttttagttacctagaaattatgttaaaaactgccgttcaaaccgaaaagatcccgtttGTTTTTGAgctgtcttaaaaaaaatttgggatcttttctttttgaaggccagattttctgagttaactaaaaaatttgaaacttcgtatactggtagaatgtgtcaaaagaaaacattattgtaaacaaaattgaaaacaaaattgttattcgtaacttaaacgtagtttaatttttgcgaattttaaccaatgaaatcccaacatcttcgaattttaaccaatgaaatcccagcattgctgcgttatcgatattgataaagaaatatagcagacgcaccacacacacacacacacacacatttgcacaagcacatagtaattaatatataagcgtacacacacatacaaacggacatatacacacacatacacacacacacacacacatagtaattaatatataagcgtacacacacatacaaacggacatatacacacacacatacacacacacacacatagtaattaatatataagcgtacacacacatacaaacggacatatacatatacgcacacaagcaaaaatacacgttcgtgttttgccacttgccgcaacaaatttgcacaaaaggtaaataaaccagaagtggggggtcaatgtttcatcgtttcggggtcgataaattaagtaccaattacgcactggtgtcgaggatttttttcccaatttatatcacagcttccgacaagctgggggcatccttttatgaaaaaatatttcgcaaatttttacgaTAGTactcacactccacgcgcaaactcgagaccgatttaggcatattattgttttgtttttgttgtttctggcccttcaaaaccatgggagaagccttttcggtaaaaaaaaaataaagaaaatattcaaaaaatatcgttaatatttttattgggcgacgaaattaatcgatttaagagatatagctgttatttctagcacatgtagaagacagaagaagaggtaaataatttgagctcgaatgctgcgatttcattggttaaaattcttaaaattaaactacgtttaagttacgaattacaattttgttttcaattttgtttacaataatgttttcttttgacacattctaccagtatacgaagtttcaaatagtttagttaactaggaaaatctggccttcaaaaagaaaagatcccggtgctccagcatggccgcagtcgaatgactgaaacaagtaaaagagtaaaagagtatacttccAAAATGGGACTTCATCTATGTGTACcgcgtgcgtatatgtacgtgtgtgtggtgggatGGCGATGCACAAGAAAACATTTACGGAAATGAACTTGCGCAATATTACAcctctgaatttcttttttatttctgatAATGAATCAAAGAGTTTAATCGTTACCGCCAAAATCACTTTCCTTTGCACTTCCTCTCTTTTTCAATAATCAATTAAAAGAGAGAATATGTTGTTACCAACAACGTTAAAACTTAAGTAACTTGATCGATCTGTCATTGAACCgggattttaatttcatttgatacacactTTGCTATCATTTATATGGAGAATTGCAATCGTGGCATATAAAGACAGcttattttaatagaaattttatgaatacattaaaaattttgaaaacgtgttttttttttgcatattcggaatcGTTGTCATCGAAAACTTATTAATCAGGagatttggatgttatttctagTATGTAGAGAGACCTTCTAGGCTTAACTTCATGCGTTGGTTGAAAATCATCTAAAGAATTTCtgaggtcgatacaatcgactaaaaattcctcgagatggtgctccagcatgaccgcagtctgatgactgcatcaagtaaaatttttttatttatttatgtgcccttttcaagcctagccaggctcatgggcccggtttcccggtttctgtggcgtatgtgttccccccagcaggacaggacgccagtccatcgcagcgatacccaagaaacaggaagaaagagtgagagaaagttgtggcgaaagagtacaacgggggtcaccaccaccccctgccggagcctcgtggggctttaggtgttttcgctcaataaacacacacaacgcccggtctgggaatcgaaaccgcgatcctccgaccgcgagtccgctgccataaccactgggcctttgcgcctccatcaagtaaaaagaaaaagaaaaattaattatatcaCAGACGTGGTTTTGATCAAGCTTGGGTTCCATTTAGccatctaaaaattcttcaagatggtccACCAGCATGgccggccgcagtctaatgactgcaataagtaacaaaaaaattctggggtcgatacattcaactaaagattctaaaaacgaaaaaataaccaaaaaatgtAACCGTGGGGCTTTTGCCCGGatcccatatatacatgtgtttgtgtatatatattatgtatacatatgtatgtgtatctataaacatatagaaaaaaacacacacacacactaattagaGACGCTTtaaccggcagatttttaaaataatttccatgtaactaaacacttttaaacttcatatactggtagaatgtgtttataaaacatctttttctcttggctttcttgagaaaattctgtagtttgtaagatatttgatagatattttcttcaatttcggcaatttcaaccaatcgatgacgtctattgaggtgaaaatattctCTGCCGTaaacattttctggcggtgtcatatgaaaatgtccctcgtttaagaaacagattgggtttatttacatttctgaagaaaaaaaaagatacccttccccccacctctaaccctaaccctaactaaccctaaccctaaaacagattaaaatgcaatagatcgatactagggtcataattatgagtgacatttTCATATGTTaccgccagaaaatgttgttTACACTCtacggcagaaatcgttttcacctcaatagacgtcattgattggttgaaattgccgaaattgaaaaaaaatatcttacaaatagtttacaaactacagaattttctcaagaaagccaagcgaaaaagatgttttataaactcattctaccagtatacgaagttttaaattttttagttacatggaaattatttttaaaatatgccgatcaaagcgaaaagatcctcgctttgaccggcagatttttaaaataatttccatgtaactaaaaaattttaaacttcgtatactggtagaatgagtTTATAAAACGGAGGTTTTCCAGCGCGGCCACCTTTTCAAACTATTGTGGtgaattgtttgggtttttttctttttttttatttctctctttttacttttaatttttttttcacttgcgtTCTCTGTTTTgtctaattttctaatttaattttgtaaagcGGTAAACACTGTGAAAGTTAATAAGTTCGTGTAATGTTTGAGGTGAATGTTTATTAAGCGAAATTGCAGACCCGGAAGTAGAATCAGGTCACGTCACTGCTATAATCGCAATGACGGCCGATAACACTCTATATAAAAGTAAACTTATAACAAGTGGTCGTTCTTCAAGGGATGAagatttgttgaaatattttgataaatatgacATGACACATAAAAAGCCAGGTGTTGCCTACATCTTCAACAATGAAAATTTCAGAGACCCATCACTAAATACTCGTCATGGCTCATCAAAAGACGTACAAGATTTTAAAAGAGCATTATTAGGACTTGGATTCCATGAAACTGATATCCATGTTTATACAGATTTAACAGCGATCGAAATGCTCGATACTTTGCAGATGTTTGACCAAGATAATCCTGACATTGATATTGATAGCTTTATTTGTGTGATTCTGAGTCATGGTAGTTCAGGCGATATTATCTATGGATACGACGATGTTATTGAACTAGACAAATTACTTTCTTGCCTGAGACCCGATCGTTGTCCATCTTTAAAAGGAATACCTAAATTAATCTTCGTTGAAGCCAGTAGAGGAAATAAGCTTGATTATGGAGTTGAAACCTCGGATGCTGCTTTCGAGGAACCGGATCAAAAGCCATCCCAAATTCCAATTATGGCTGATATGTTGATCGCTTATTCGTCGTTTGCTGGATATCAATCTTTCAGGGATAAAAAGAGAGGTTCGTGGTTTATGCAAGGTCTAAGTAAAATTTTGATAGAATATGGCACCAAATACGAAATCATGAAACTTTTAACTGCTGTGTCTAATTATGTTGCCGCTTTAGAACCCCCAAGTTTGCGTAATTCGGTATACGCTGGCTGTAAGCAAATGCCTTGTATTACATCATTGTTGACTAAACAACTACAGTTTGTACGAAAGAACAAATCAGATTGAATGTACATTTttactctattttatatatatatatatgtttatacgttgCTCATTTAGTATTCATGATATCATTTCTCgacataactacagatttctgggTGGAACTGGACGACAGTCCCcgcccacacacaccacacacacacacaaccaaacttttagaatttttttttttttctcagctgATTCCTAGGTTTTCGATGACGGATAGGAAAGACTTCCACCCGCTTCTCATTCTCTCCCCCTCAACTTTTTTtaaagggtgtttttttttttggtggcggGTGGGGGAGGCAAAGTCTTTCACAAAATGTTTTTGGggaaagtgttttaggagggggtggggtggaggatttcggaaaattcaccggagtcAACTtccaattcgtcttaactttcaagaaaatggatattttttaatggaatCCTCAACAAATATACTTCGGACTATGTAGATTACGAGGACTTATGAATTTAtgggaaaaacaaaagcaatggggggggggtatttttGAGAACAGTTCCCCACTCGGAGGTGTTTCGGAAtaagtcgtccatatttgtttctttttctccgttttgtgcgtttgtgcatacacacatgtggcgaagtttcgcatgtcgtagctcagatttccgtcgatttccgtaaaaaacttttatttttttacgtaagtaatgagagcgaaagagactaagaggaagcgattttatgacgagggaagtttgtctttgaagttaccgtctaggggaagcattgatgtacatgtgtgtgtgtgtgtgtgtttgatggggtgtgggagacagtatgttgtgtaagtgaagtgcttctgttagtgtgtgcgaagagacagagagagtaatgtgtgaaagagagagataactgattttttactcggtgtatgtgtatatgtatgtatgcatgtatgtgtgtgtgtgtgtatgtatctatgtatgtgtgtgtgtatgtatgtatgtatgtgtgtgtgtgtgtaagtatgtgtgtgtgtatgtatgtatgtatgtatgtgtgtgtgtgtatgtatctatgtatgtgtgtgtgtgtatgtatgtatgtatggccgattcatcgtaattttttactcggtgtatgtgtatatgtatgtctgtctcttcgcacactaacagaagcacttcacttacacaacatactgtctgtctcccacaccccatcaaacacacacaggccgacttcaaagagaaaccatctcgtcgtaaaatcgcttcctcttagtctctttcgctctcattacttatgtaaaaaaataaaagttttttacggaaatcgacggaaatctgtgctactacaaccgaaactatacaaccgaaactatgccacacatgtatatgtaataaaaaaatgttcaaaggggGAATTATTCCATTCAATATCATGTTTGTTGTagagattatgtaacaaattatactttacacttctatattcaactgtgcgtgtatattccttatttttgcttctggtgtATTCTACATTTCTATTAGAAACGTCTATTCAGGAATTTACTTAAAGCGAAAAAGGAATTGTATGCAACAGATAAGTTgtcttaataatatatttttgtgtaccagacctttagctgttatttttagcataacgaGTTTTCTGGTGAGGGCTTCATTTGCCTTCATTTCCTGTTTGTTGCTTCaatagaaatctacggatgcacaaacgcacaaaacggagaatatgaaacaaatatggacgacctgttccgaaacacccccgaatggggaacagttctcaaaaataaccccaattGTTATCCCCCAAAACTCTTATGTCCTCGGAATATACATAATCCGAGGTATATGTGTAGAGGATTCCattaaatatccattttcttgaaagttaggACGAATTGAAGTAgactccggtgaattttccgaaattcctcaccccaccccctcctaaaacactttccccaaaaacattttgtatattcggaatctacatgatataacacatattcatagaaagtttcattaaaaaatatccatttttcttaaAGTTACTTTTTATGAAGCAGAAGAGgagtaacaattttttttttttttttttacatttctttattttttctggtCTTAAGTTGAAAAGAGGATGTATATACACAACTGAAGAATCAGATACGGTTGTAACATCTAGGTTGAAAATGTCAgccacataatgtgtgtgtgtgtatatatatatatatatatatagagatagatcgCTTGCcactatatattctttattttctccctatatatatagatatatatatatctatatatatactagcttaaaagccaaccaacaatgacacttcgtgcattgagtacatattaaattttattaaacttaatatttttcaagcaatgaacaattttcatcaaaacaataatataatttgtcgacttgaaacttattgcaaagctgcatgataaacaacattttttatcTTCCCATTTGGGaggtcagtacaattttttttctatctaacctctctctctttctgaatgccatacaccattcagacttctgacgccaccatTATCAATACTTTTGACTTCATTGCCTTCCcctacaccaccatcaccactttcaCATCGCTTATTCTCACCATCATCCCTGACCACCACCTCTATCATCACCACTGCctccgcctctatcacaactacagctcatactattactatcacccatTACCATCACAAAACGGCtagatgtgtgtgttcattcagtaTGTTATCCAGCGTGTTACTTCAGTCCCTCTTTTTCTCACAtacccattctttctctctctctcattattactcccactgccaccatcaacactactactttaacaaaaacatcaattctccctaaatttctttgtctctctttctctctctctctctctctctctctctctctctctgtcttcaccaccatctctgcttttactctcaccccatcatgaggaatagtaggagtgtcattgaatagtaaaAGGGGGTCTAAATGTGACACAAattagtttttgcatttattatattatatatatagatataggtatagctATGGTGATGCAaagtggaaaaatagtactcaaaatatgagtatgtgtatatttttattaatatttagcagaagtaactgaATGACTCAAGGTTGGAGATTTTCATGTGTTAGTACTTATCAAACTTTCAtagtttgataagtgctaacGCACAAAAATCTAGGTgattgagtcactctgttgcttctaagTATTAATATATACTAGACTACACATGACCCTGTGGGTCAcctggaaagtctgagtttcctaGCAAGGAACTCTTATTtcgtgagtttttttttcttttctaggttattttgcatgctttcaatgaatAGGACATCAATATCATGCATAAacagctcctttccccagaaaatgaaagatttggctgctatttcttgc from Octopus sinensis linkage group LG19, ASM634580v1, whole genome shotgun sequence includes these protein-coding regions:
- the LOC115222351 gene encoding caspase-3-like, whose translation is MTADNTLYKSKLITSGRSSRDEDLLKYFDKYDMTHKKPGVAYIFNNENFRDPSLNTRHGSSKDVQDFKRALLGLGFHETDIHVYTDLTAIEMLDTLQMFDQDNPDIDIDSFICVILSHGSSGDIIYGYDDVIELDKLLSCLRPDRCPSLKGIPKLIFVEASRGNKLDYGVETSDAAFEEPDQKPSQIPIMADMLIAYSSFAGYQSFRDKKRGSWFMQGLSKILIEYGTKYEIMKLLTAVSNYVAALEPPSLRNSVYAGCKQMPCITSLLTKQLQFVRKNKSD